The genome window CGGCGTGCACGATGCCGGCTGGGAACCACATCCGTGCGCTGATGCAACCGCCGACCAATCCGCGGCAGCGGATCGGGTTTTAAGACCAACCCCGTTGAACCGGGACAGACCTGGAAACGCCGCCCGGCCGCAGCTCCCCCCCCATTCTTCCCCCGCCCCCTGCGCGCAGTCCGGGTTCCATGGATCGTGTCGATGAGCGCCGGGGGCGGCAGGCACGAGCGCCTCCGACCGGGGCTTTTGCGCATCACGGCCCCGTCGGCACGGTACATGCTCCCCTCAGGATGGAAACCATTCACACGGGGGGAACAGACCGATGACCGTACCGATCGAACGAGTCGAGACCCGGATCCTGTATATCCGCGGGCACCGGGGTGGTGTGTCATGACATATGCATTGACATATATTCCGCGGCATGCAATCATGAATGCCGGAAGAGAATACACGGTTCATCGAGGATGCCATGAAGGGTGCAAGCGGGAAGCTCAAGGCGAAAAGGATGGTGGTCCTGTACGAGGGGGGGCGGCCCTCCAGAACGTGGGTCGGAAGATGCACGAAAGCCCTCGGGGCCGAATGCGTGGCGATCAAGGCCGATAGCGTAAGGTCTCTCTCCTCACTGCCGGAGCGGAAGCCTGCGGCGGTCATCTTCTTCGATCAAGCGGCGGCGGATCGCTTCCTTGCCGAGGTTGCCATATCGGAGGCCGGGTCGAAGGAACCGAAGTTACGACGGAGCGGAGAGTTTGAAATGGTCAAAATGCTGAAAAACGACTT of Deltaproteobacteria bacterium contains these proteins:
- a CDS encoding helix-turn-helix domain-containing protein is translated as MKGASGKLKAKRMVVLYEGGRPSRTWVGRCTKALGAECVAIKADSVRSLSSLPERKPAAVIFFDQAAADRFLAEVAISEAGSKEPKLRRSGEFEMVKMLKNDFGISYETLSRVLHVSHRTVLRWLHGECGPQPSHRDAIEKAVLLRNRMLKVLRKDAIPGYLMAYNEVLGGLRPLDLLTSGQADKVVADIASLEAGVFV